The Mycolicibacterium hassiacum DSM 44199 genome includes a window with the following:
- a CDS encoding ABC transporter ATP-binding protein, with amino-acid sequence MDRLTKRFGSVTAVENLTMLVDAGEVFGFLGPNGAGKSTTIRMLLGQIRPTSGTATIFGNSVEDVLRAHRCLAYVPADVALWPRLTGIEILELLAAIGPNVDFSYRDELVERFDLDIHKPARTYSTGNRQKVALIAAFASRAPLLVFDEPASGMDPLKEKVFRECVAEARDRGQTVFLSSHQLDEVEAICDRVAIMRAGQLVEIDSIAELRRLRRTIVEATYSGNPPSLVGVDGVAGVEDLGGRLRFSVTGSPAPALRALAAAEITGLTVHEPTLEEVFLDYYGASPR; translated from the coding sequence ATGGACCGTCTAACCAAGCGGTTTGGCTCGGTGACGGCGGTCGAGAACCTGACGATGCTCGTCGACGCCGGCGAGGTGTTCGGTTTCCTCGGCCCCAACGGTGCCGGCAAGTCGACGACGATCCGCATGCTGCTCGGGCAGATTCGGCCCACCTCCGGTACAGCGACGATTTTCGGAAATTCGGTGGAAGACGTCCTGCGGGCACACCGATGTCTGGCCTATGTTCCGGCCGATGTCGCCTTATGGCCGCGGCTGACAGGGATCGAGATTCTGGAGTTACTTGCCGCTATCGGACCGAACGTCGACTTTTCCTATCGAGATGAATTGGTGGAGCGGTTCGATCTTGATATTCACAAGCCGGCCCGCACGTACTCCACCGGCAATCGGCAGAAGGTGGCGCTGATCGCGGCCTTCGCCAGTCGTGCTCCACTGCTGGTGTTCGACGAGCCGGCCAGCGGAATGGACCCATTGAAGGAAAAAGTGTTCCGGGAGTGCGTCGCCGAGGCGCGTGATCGCGGCCAGACCGTTTTCTTGAGTTCGCATCAATTGGACGAGGTCGAGGCCATCTGCGACCGAGTGGCGATCATGCGCGCCGGACAACTCGTCGAGATCGACAGCATCGCCGAGCTTCGCCGGTTGCGCCGCACCATTGTCGAAGCGACATACAGCGGGAATCCGCCGTCACTTGTCGGTGTCGACGGGGTGGCCGGTGTCGAGGATCTCGGCGGTCGTCTGCGATTCAGTGTGACGGGCTCACCGGCTCCGGCATTGCGCGCGCTCGCCGCCGCCGAGATCACCGGACTTACGGTGCATGAGCCGACGCTCGAAGAGGTCTTCCTCGATTACTACGGCGCGTCGCCGCGATGA
- the dnaG gene encoding DNA primase — protein MAGRIPDRDIAAIRERVRIEDVVGDYVQLRRAGADSLKGLCPFHDEKTPSFHVRPNHGHFHCFGCGEGGDVYAFVQKIEHVSFVEAVELLADRVGYTITYTGGSTTNVQRDRGSRSRLLAANAAAAEFYAEALQSAEAAPAREYLLRRAFDAEAAARFGCGFAPSGWDTLTKHLLRKGFEFKELEAAGLSREGRRGPMDRFHRRLLWPIRTSSGEVIGFGARRIFDDDPIEAKYVNTPETVLYKKSQVLFGLDLAKRDIAKGHQAVVVEGYTDVMAMHLAGVTTAVAACGTAFGEDHLAMLRRLMMDDNFFRGELIYVFDGDEAGRAAALKAFEGEQNLAGQSFVAVAPPDSEMAGMDPCDIRVHFGDAALRDLVARRTPLFEFAIRAALAEHDLDTAEGRVAALRRCVPMVARIKDSMLRDEYARRLAGWAGWADVAQVIGRVREEARKRGLPERGRRRAPNADAGPARDPRRKPGVERPDPGDPTLWPQREALKAALQYPALAGPVFDSLTPESFTHPAYAAVRAAVEAAGGTSAGLSGAQWIDAVRAQTGSEAAAALVSELSVEAINVDDDRLPRYITGVLARLQEVWVGRQIAEVKSKLQRMSPVEQGDEYHALFGDLVAMEAYRRSLLEQAAGDDISA, from the coding sequence GTGGCCGGCCGGATTCCTGATCGCGACATCGCGGCCATCCGCGAACGAGTGCGCATCGAGGACGTCGTCGGGGACTATGTGCAGCTGCGCCGTGCGGGTGCCGACTCGCTGAAGGGGTTGTGTCCGTTCCACGACGAGAAGACGCCGTCGTTCCATGTGCGGCCCAACCACGGTCACTTCCACTGCTTCGGCTGTGGTGAGGGCGGCGACGTGTACGCGTTCGTCCAGAAGATCGAACACGTCAGCTTCGTCGAGGCGGTCGAGCTGCTGGCCGACCGGGTCGGCTACACGATCACCTACACCGGCGGGTCGACCACCAACGTCCAGCGCGACCGCGGCAGCCGCAGCCGGCTGCTGGCCGCCAACGCCGCGGCCGCCGAGTTCTACGCCGAGGCGCTGCAGTCGGCCGAGGCCGCCCCGGCCCGCGAGTATCTGCTCCGGCGTGCCTTCGACGCCGAGGCCGCCGCCCGGTTCGGCTGCGGGTTCGCCCCGTCGGGCTGGGACACGCTGACCAAACACCTGCTGCGCAAGGGGTTCGAGTTCAAGGAACTCGAGGCGGCCGGGCTGTCCCGGGAGGGCCGGCGCGGCCCGATGGACCGCTTCCACCGCCGGCTGCTGTGGCCGATCCGCACCAGCAGCGGCGAGGTGATCGGGTTCGGCGCGCGGCGCATCTTCGACGACGACCCGATCGAGGCCAAGTACGTCAACACCCCCGAGACGGTGCTGTACAAGAAGTCGCAGGTGTTGTTCGGCCTCGACCTGGCCAAGCGCGACATCGCCAAGGGGCATCAGGCCGTCGTCGTCGAGGGCTACACCGACGTGATGGCGATGCACCTGGCCGGCGTCACCACCGCGGTGGCCGCGTGCGGCACCGCGTTCGGCGAGGACCACCTGGCGATGCTGCGCCGGCTCATGATGGACGACAACTTCTTCCGCGGCGAGCTCATCTACGTGTTCGACGGCGACGAGGCGGGCCGGGCGGCCGCACTCAAGGCGTTCGAGGGTGAGCAGAACCTGGCCGGGCAGTCGTTCGTCGCGGTCGCCCCACCGGACTCGGAGATGGCGGGCATGGATCCGTGCGACATCCGGGTCCATTTCGGTGACGCCGCGCTGCGCGATCTGGTGGCCCGCCGCACCCCGTTGTTCGAGTTCGCGATCCGCGCCGCGCTGGCCGAGCACGACCTCGACACCGCCGAGGGCCGGGTCGCGGCGCTGCGGCGGTGTGTGCCGATGGTGGCCCGGATCAAGGACAGCATGCTGCGCGACGAGTACGCCCGCCGCCTGGCGGGGTGGGCCGGCTGGGCCGACGTCGCCCAGGTGATCGGCCGGGTGCGGGAGGAGGCCCGCAAACGCGGCCTGCCGGAACGCGGGCGCCGTCGCGCACCGAACGCCGATGCCGGACCGGCCCGGGATCCCCGGCGCAAACCGGGCGTCGAGCGTCCCGATCCGGGCGACCCCACACTGTGGCCGCAGCGCGAGGCGCTCAAGGCGGCACTGCAGTACCCGGCGCTGGCCGGCCCGGTGTTCGACTCGCTCACCCCGGAGAGCTTCACCCACCCGGCGTACGCCGCGGTCCGTGCCGCCGTCGAGGCCGCCGGCGGCACGTCTGCGGGCCTGTCGGGTGCGCAGTGGATCGACGCCGTGCGTGCCCAGACCGGCTCGGAGGCGGCCGCCGCCCTGGTCAGCGAACTGAGCGTGGAGGCGATCAACGTCGACGACGACCGGCTCCCGCGCTACATCACCGGGGTGCTGGCCCGTCTGCAGGAGGTGTGGGTCGGCCGGCAGATCGCCGAGGTCAAGTCGAAGCTGCAGCGGATGTCGCCGGTGGAACAGGGTGACGAATACCACGCCTTGTTCGGCGATCTGGTCGCCATGGAGGCCTACCGGCGCAGCCTGCTCGAGCAGGCTGCCGGCGACGACATCTCCGCGTGA
- a CDS encoding LppP/LprE family lipoprotein, producing the protein MRHRRLGLYTIVLLVAGCGWSPPSAVPTTSVACGPSDGPGADVVSGEIAALPAVGAWREVSRGHTADCALHWVVVTAGDASDSPQQVLFFDRRTPLGTPTPDPRPYITVTPVGDDIASVQYQWRQADEPACCPTGIGTVRFRIEDGALTPLDPIP; encoded by the coding sequence ATGCGCCATCGCCGACTCGGGCTGTACACGATCGTCCTGCTGGTGGCCGGCTGCGGCTGGAGCCCGCCGTCCGCCGTACCCACCACCTCGGTCGCCTGCGGCCCGAGCGATGGACCCGGCGCCGACGTGGTGTCCGGCGAGATCGCCGCGCTGCCCGCCGTCGGCGCGTGGCGCGAGGTTTCGCGCGGCCACACCGCCGACTGCGCCCTGCACTGGGTGGTGGTGACCGCCGGCGACGCGTCCGACAGCCCGCAGCAGGTGTTGTTCTTCGACCGTCGGACACCGCTCGGTACGCCGACGCCCGACCCGCGCCCGTATATCACCGTCACCCCGGTCGGTGACGACATCGCGTCCGTGCAGTATCAGTGGCGTCAGGCCGACGAACCCGCGTGCTGCCCGACGGGGATCGGAACGGTGCGATTCCGCATCGAAGACGGCGCGCTCACCCCGCTCGACCCGATTCCGTAA
- a CDS encoding DUF7155 family protein yields the protein MPVTSTSKRTRRIIAAGAFAVAAVAAPMAAAALSSANTSSDLARPACLAWFGNKEDGHCLSYSNGTPIVGGTPSIGYGPNNTGTSNGPGISTGPLVPGTIIDQPLA from the coding sequence ATGCCGGTGACATCGACCAGCAAGAGGACGCGGCGGATCATCGCCGCCGGCGCATTCGCGGTGGCCGCGGTCGCCGCACCGATGGCCGCGGCCGCGTTGAGCTCGGCCAACACCTCCAGCGATCTCGCCCGACCGGCCTGCTTGGCCTGGTTCGGCAACAAAGAGGACGGCCACTGCCTGTCCTACTCCAACGGCACGCCCATCGTGGGCGGCACCCCGTCGATCGGCTACGGACCGAACAACACCGGCACCAGCAACGGCCCCGGCATCTCGACCGGACCGCTCGTGCCGGGCACCATCATCGATCAGCCGTTGGCCTGA